ATCATACCTTGCTCCACCAGCTCATGCATCTGGATACTGGAACAAAAACGGCCCAGCAAGGTGAAGAAGGATTAATTTGCATACCAAGGTGCGAGGTGACCCGGACGGCGGAGGAGTCGTGGCCATAGATGTCGTGGATGATGAAGCAGAGATGAGGGACTGATGGAGCCCATGAAGCCGCCGAAGAAGGGCACAACATGGTCCTCCCCCACCATGGGCTGCGGGAAGCCGGGAACACCAGGTCCTCACACACGCACCTCCGCGATCGGCTTCGCTAGCGACGTCGCTGCTACAAATCGGGTCACCAGGGAAGATGCGGATGGGACTATAGAAGGCCGGCGTGTTGCTCTAGCCAAGTCGATGCTgagccggagcggcggcgtcgaggtccagatagaagggggcggcggcgtccATCTAGGGCTAGGGGCGGCTCGCTCACTTGCGAGAGGAGACAGAGATGCGTTCTGTTATGGGGGAGAGAGGGAAAACAATATTaatgttttttttcctttttgcaATTGAGGAAAAACGATTTGGGATGGATGGACGGAGACGTGTGTTCTATTCAACAGCGCTACGTGAAGACccaatctatctatctatctactaggtaattgcccgtgcgttgctacgggtgTAAAAATATTTTGGTTGTTACACACTAATTGTGCAAGCGTGTCCCTTCAGAATCCGCACGCATAAATCATGCTTCGATTTTTCAGGAAAACATTGTAGGCTTTTTCCCTCAAAagtccttcttcttcctccatccGCTACCTGTCTCCACAACACAAATATGCCACTGTTAAAAGCGCATCAGGCACCCCTACAAAAGAACACAAAATACAATCTACACATGAGCAATGATGTAAACATATGTAAATTTATGATCTGCAAGAAAATCACTGTGAAAATAACTTGAATGGAATATTGTGGAGACCCTAAGGTgttgaactataacatgcaagttACAACTGCTCATACACCTACTTTTTTCACATGAGTATTACTTATATGGATTACAAAAGAAATATTGTTGTAGAAAATGGTCTACTGGGAACTGCTACTAAACTTCAGACATCTTTACTACACCATGAATCTTACACACCAAATACTGCAGCACATAGAACAAGCACACCATCTTGTAATTCTTTAGTTGGAGAGGTGCATGCATGATTAGCCAGCATATATAAAGTCTGCAGGCCATCGAATGTAATGAATTGTGCTCAATGGTGAAGAATCTTGCAGCAAAGTGTTTCCTACTCATACTAAATGACCTATCGAATTCAACGTTGGTGGGTCCACTCGACTAAGGTGTGCTATGTCAATTACAAAATATACTTGTTTTATCCATCACAATCATCAAAGGTAAACTGATTTTTTTGCGGGTAAAAGCTGAACTGATTTTCAAATATAAGTTAATCTAAAGATTATGTCATGTTCTCAACTTCTCCCTTCTGGCTCCTTTCTCTTTCTACCCTTCGGTCCATTGAGTCCCTTCTTCCAAATCACAATGAGTAGCAAGAAAAATAATTAGTACATTGCAAAAGCTTATCTTGAGAGAAAATTTATACAAGTAAAATTTAGCAGCTTGACAAAAACTTGCAATCGATATAAAACACTGTGATTTCTGCATAAGAACAATACAAATTATAAATTTTCTTAAAAAACTGACGAAAACACCTTTATTCTATCTCAATGCCCGATGTAAGTCTAAAAGAGTGACAACAAAGAGGTTGATCACATCATGAACTGAAAGCTCTTAACTAAGGCAACATATCCTTTCTCAATATCATAATAATTCCAGCCCTCATCTCCTAAATTCTCAAGCAAGCATTTTCTCCTAAAGAAAAATTGGTGACGAATTTCATACTACAAGTAAATTAGAGAATAGATGAAAGTATCATATGAGAATTACATGTGTGTTTTTAATCGACAAACCCAACTCTAGATGGTTTATACCTGCTGCTGCTCCTTCGATGTCAGCAGCAGCTAAAACATTTACCTTCCTTTGATGTACATATATCAAAGACCCCAGGGCTATATTTCCTTGTAAAATTTGTACACAGATATAAGCTAAAAACACATGTCGGAGCAAAGAGAGATAATAGAGAGAGGACAGAAAAACAGAATGCAAAGGACTATTTGCAGGGGCATGAAAGGGCTAATAATTCTACTGTGACAGATCTCGAATAGCTTTGCTTGTACATCCGTACAAGCCCTAAATAAAGCAGAATGCTTACAATTTTGAGCATACAACCAAATTACAACAATTCAGTATCATTATCATAATATAGTTGTGGTTGGTTCAATCAGCAATTCAGTATCATTgtgtactcccttcgtccggaaatacttgtcatcaaaatggataaaaatggatgtatctagatgtattttagttctagatatatttctctttactcattttgacgaaaagtattttcggacggaggaaGTATTATTGAAGGTGGTAGTACATACAAATTTCCTTTGTAAAATTCTGAATATCTGCACTAATTCAGTTGCACTACTCGACATCCATTGGTTCTGCAAACAGGGTAGTATTTCTTGCATGCAACAGCAGCCGGTTGCCATGAACTCCTGGACTGTTCTAAAAGCCTCTTTGTGCTTCCTCTGCAGAATTCAACGGGGCAACAACAATTAAAATAAAAAGGCACAGAAAAAAAGGAAAATCATGTCCGCTGGCCACGGAAGAAAGTGGACAGTGCTAGGAGACCTCCTGCAGAAGATTAAGGTTTTCGCTAGCCCGCGGAGAAAAACGGAGATGTGATGGAGCTGCTGGCGGAGGTCGTGTCGGACTGATGGGGTTAGATTTCAGGGAGGTGGCATGGTCTGGTGCAGTGCTCACGCGCGCGCTGCTTCAGAGCTCGCAGCGCACACTGACTTGGACCCCGGCAGCCATGGCCTGGCCTCTGTCAAGAGGAAGTCACAAAGTTGCTGCTCGTGATGTAGGCAGCGGTTCAATCAGGGGATGACTGAAAGGAGAGCTGCGATCCCGATCTGGCCAGTCTCGGTGGTGCTCGGCAGATCTCGTCCGTCACGTCGGGGGAGAGAGCAGGCACTGGTGGACGACTTGGGTGCCCCTTTCCTTGTCGTGGTTGTGGATCCCTTCAGATCGGGGTCTCCGTCGTCGATCTAGGAAGGATCGCAGGTTGGGGCTGGACGACTGCGCCCCGTGCCGGTAGCTGCTGGTGGTGGTGTTTGGCGGGGGCTGCCACAGCTAGGCGACAGGAACGGGGTAGGGGCGAGGCCACAGATGGGAACCCTACCCGGATAGGGAGGAGGCCGATCTACCCTATAGCTCACGAGATCGGAAGAGAAGGGGGAGGGCGACGCCGGATTCGATGGCGACACATGATCGGTGGCGACGACCATGGGAGGGGTAGCGCCAGGGGAACCGATTGGGGGAGACCGTGGATTGGGGAGCTAGAGGGAGAAAGAGGGAGGGTTGTGGATTCTGTTTGAGTTTTTTTCAGTGGAAAACCAACGTGGGAAGACGCGATCGAGTGGGAGGAGGGGTCGACGAAAGGTACGACGTAAGAGGGGAGACGGAACCTTACGTTTCTTTTAGGTAGTAGAGATCTATCCCTAATCCCTATCCCTAATCCCTAATCCCTAATCCCTAATAATAATAAAGGGgccatttcttcttccttctgCAATTTTCGTCCGCCTGTCATCAGCCCCAAATTTTCGTCCGTCGTCATTACCAAATTTTCGTCACCCCAATAGGCCTCAGCCCAAAAAAGATAGAAAAAATATTTAAGTGCCCTACTTGGAATCGAACTCCCATCCTCTTGTTCAATTCTAAAGGACAATTCCGACTAGACACCGACTCCATCACGACAGCTAGCTACCGCATGTGGAATATTAAAATCTCCGACTCCATCACGACGTGTGGTAGCACGCTAAACTACTTTTTATTTTAAGGTTCAATTTTACTCTGTTTATGGATAAGGGTTAGATAATGTTGAACTAAGGCCAACTTAAACGGACAATCCCATTTCATCCGGCCACGTCCGTTTGAGGTGAAACGGACACAAATCAAATTTAGTTGCAATCTTTGTGTTTTTATATGAAATTTATTATTGCGACTCTATGTGATTTATTTGGTTGTAAACTATATGCAATGAGTTGAGTGTTTTTATTCAGTTCTGAAACTATATGCAATATTGAGAGAAAAATTGTCCACATTTGGCCGTCTGGACGGGCGGACCAAATGGGTCATCTGCGTTGGGCACATTCCCAAGGCATCTACAAAAGAGGCCGAACTTTGCCACTTTACTCGAACCAAACGGATAAAATTCATGTAAAACGGACGTCTATTTGGGGTCCGCCCATTGGAGTAGGACTAACATATATACATAAAGTAGGGCACACACAACAAAAACATATATGCTTGCACGTCCAGTAAAGTAAACACAAAATATATTGTCTCCAGACGTAATTTATCCCGGTTCATACAAGTGCATAATGAACCATCGACATCAAAACACAGGTATTTACGTCTCATGGCAATAGAGTCTTTAGTTGATCTCAATAAAGCTATTGTTCCGGATCAGGAAAAGAATATCATGCCTGAAGTCCCTAAAGATGGGCATGCTGGGTGTGTTACGAAGAAACTTGACAACCACCTTATACACATTTTGGCCCCAAACATTAATGCTATGGAGGAACAACAACAAATTTGTCTAGGTAAAATTACTTTGAAAAGCGCTGCATGCACAATATTTTAATTGTCCGATCGTAGTACAATACATAGTCTAGGGCCCCATAGAGTCGTGCTGTTAATTGATCCATCATTTTTGTCCTCGTCAAGTATAACCTCTACATGTCCAACCTGATTAGTGATAATTGGCATTTGCTTCGCGGCGAAGCTCGCTAATTTTtattctcccgttgcaacgcatgggcatgtATGTTTGCTAGTAGTAGGTAAAAAAAAGATAAAGACAAAGATTAGGTAGAGATTAAACTCGGTTTATTCTTAAGAAATTCTCAGGCAAAAAGAAAAACACACACACAAGGAAACCATCTTGGATGGGCTGTTTTATCCGAGGATGCATCATTTATTCATGTCCTGCATGCGTCCCTGGCTCGCTCTCGCTACTCTTTGTCATGGTGATCGATGGAGTAGAGACACTGCTTGAAGGCCTCGAGGTTGTCTTGGAAGACAGGCACGAAGGCGTCGATGCTGCCGTCCCCGATGTAGGACGGCGCAAGGAAGATAAGCCCTTCCGCCGGGATGTAGGACGGCATGACGTACGTTGGGGTGCCCGTGCCGAAGTCCATGTCGTAGAACTGAAAGGTGAGCCAGCTGTGCACCTCCAAGTCGGGGCACAGCACGTCCCTCATGTTGATCTCGGAGCTCGGCGCAAGTCCTTCCTGCTCGACAAGGCCGGAGGTGGCAAAGTCCACAAACGACCGGAAGTAGGCCGGGTCCGCCACCCTAGCCACCTCGTCGTGGATGAGCTGCGCGGCGTGACTCAGCGGTTGTCCCAGCAGGTCGGACACCCTAGCGCGCGGGAAAGCCCAGAGGACTAGGTTGCTGGCATACTCCGCTGGCATGCCGAGGCGGCTGCGGCCGTCCACTGAGATACGCACCGTGGAGATGTCGTCCTGTGAGAGTCCCCGCGCCCGTGTCATGGCGCGCCACAGCTGGGCGAGAATAGTTTCGAATCGGGTAAACGGGCGGTCCCGCCCTTGTGAGGTGGTGTCGCGAAGGCCGGCGATCCAGTCCTTGCTGAAGTGCGCCTTGTGTACAACGATCACCTTCTTGTCGCCGGCGGTCGCTGtgggcgccggcgccggcggtgGTGGAAGGTAGTACTCGCGATTGCGGTGGTCGAACTCGAACTCGTGGATGCAGTGAGAGGGGCGTGGCTGGAATAGGTCGAGGTGGTTGTACTTGTACATGGGCGGGAGACCCATAGTGAGACCCCTGGTGGCACGTCCCCACGCGACGAGGAAGTTGCTGGTGGCGCGCCCGTCGGCGACGGCGTGGTTGCGGGCGAACCCCACCGCGAGGGAGCCGCACCTGAACCGCGTGAGCTGCAGCACCACCACCTCCTTGATAGCTTCCTCCTCGAGGTCCGGAAGCAGCTGCAGCAGCTCCGGCTTGGGATTGGGCAGGGCCACATCCACATCCACCATGTCGGCGTCCACGCACGCCTCCACCACACGGGCACCCCGGTCATTGAGCAGCACCACCGGCCCCTCGCTGCGGTTGCGGACCAGCTGCCCCGCCAAGGTGCGGTACTCCGAAAGGGCAACAGCTAGGCCCTTCTCTAGAGCGGCCGCGGtgggcgccggcgccggcgccgcaaAGGCAAAGATCATGGCCATATGCATTTGGTACGTCACCTTGTCAAAGACAGAGAGAGGGATGTACTCGGGGGCGCCGGCGGCCAGCTTGGTGGACGCGGGCTTGACGAGCTTGGAGCTCAGGACGTGGACCTCCATTGCCGGCGGGGACGCTCTGCGTAGCCAAGTACGTACGTCAAGCTCAACTTTGTGCTTATTGgcttttttgttttgtttctgtCAGCGGATGTGGGCTGCGCCGTATTTATTTATATAGGGGCAGGGGTATGGTCGGTGGGCCGAAATTAACTACAACCTCTGGACCGTCGGCACCCCATACCGACAATGCCATGTTACCTACTATTAATACCAAACAATCTGACCCAAATTAACTAGACAAGTTACACCTGCCCCTATTTGACGAATTTTGCGTCAAACTGTCAGGGCAACGCACACCCTTCGCCCGTCTTTGGGCCGGCCTTTTTTCCTGTTTTCTGTTTCAACCGACTCCATTGGCGCACGCCTGTTTCCTCGTTACCCTTTCTTCCCGCGGCTGCTTTATTTTGATTCCTTCTCTGCTTGCTCCTCTCGATTCCCCTTCCTTCCACTCGATTCTTCCCCGCGGTCTTCATTCCTTGCTCCTTCGTGCGTCTTCTTCACTAGGTGCTCtggatcttcatcttctctcCCCTTACTGCAAGTCTCTCGGATGGAATTAGGGTTAGCTGATTTTGTTCTTTGTGTTGGAGCCGAGAGCTCCAGCGAGGCCTAGATCGCTATCACCGCAGAGGAAGAGAGGTAAACGAAGACGCCAGAGGTTTTTGTGCTGCGCACTGTTCTGCAGCTTTTCTCATTAATCTTCAACTTATTTGTACATCAACTAGGAAAGCGAAAAACCCTCCACGCCGCCGAGCCTACCGGATGTGCCATCCCACATCGACCGTCGTGCGTGAGGTGAGTGCAGGCCGAGTCCTACGCTGCATGCCATCCCATGAGCTCACAACGGCCGCACTAATCTAGCTAGCTACTAACTGAAAACGAAAACAGCTTCTGCGTGTACATGCACACGAGTCAGAGCCGGTTATTCAGCTAACTGAAGAAAACAAAAGAACTATCCTAACAGGCAAAGGATTACAGGCTCAACAATTCACCCCCTAATCCTTGTGCCCTGGGATCACCTTGACGACGCCGAGCTTCTGTCGGAGCTCAATGAACTTGATTCTGCCCAGCGCCTTGGTGAGGACATCGGCAAGCTGTCCATCAGTGCCAACATGGTCGACATCCACCTTGCCATCTTCAATGCATTCACGAATGAAATGATATCGTATGTCAACGTGCTTACTTCTTTCGTGATGCACCGGGTTCTTGCTGAGCTCTATCGCCGACTTGTTGTCGACGCGCAGCTACGCCGTCGTTGGCGCGTCGCCAGTGAGCTCACCAAGGAGCCTGCACAGCCACACGCCCTGGCATGCTGCAGATGCCGCCGCCATGTACTCAGCCTCGCAAGACGAGATGGCGACGACCTTTTGCTTCTGAGATATCCACGTGATCGCACTGGAGTCGAGGAAGAACACCACACCAGTCGTGCTCCGGCGATCATCAACGTTGCCGGCGTGATTGCTGTCGCTGTAGCCGATCACCTCCGGCGCTGAATTACCTCCCCGCTTGTAGCAGCAACCATACTCCAAAGTCCCGCTAACATAGCGGAGGATTTGCTTCACCGCAGCCCAATGCGATTCTGCAGGCGCCTCCAGATACCTGCTGACGATGCCGACGGCGTAGGTGATGTCGGGTCGTGTGTTACAAAGGTATCGAAGGCTGCCGACGACGCTTCTGTACCGTGTGGCGTCCACGGCGTCGCCGGCGCCAGTCTTGGACAGCTGGAGACGATTCTGCATAGGAGTGTCGCTAGCGTTGCACCCCCTCATCCCAGCAGCTTCGAGGATCTTCATGGCGTAGGCCCTCTGACAGAGAGTGATTTCTCCGTCCTTCTGTCGTACCTCGATCCCAAGATAATAGCTCAGGAGGCCGAGATCACTCATGTCAAACACACTGCGCATCTGCTCCTTGAACGCCTTGATGTCGTCGATGCTGCCGCCGGTGATGATCAGATCGTCCACATACACCCCGACCAGCAGTGTCCCTGCGCCGGTGCTCCTCCTGTACACCGCATGCTCGAGGGGGCTACGCTCGAACCGGAGCGACGCAAGCGACGTGTCCAGCTTGGCGCCTGTTTCAGACCGTACAAGGCCTTCCGGAGACGCATCACCTTTCCTTCCTCGCCGGCGATGACAAAACCCGGTGGCTGGTGAACGTAGACTTCCTCGATCAGGTCACCATTCAAGAACGCCGACTTGACGTCCATGTGATGGACTTGCCACCCTTGCCGCGCCGCCAACGCCAGCAGTAGCCGCACTGTTTCCATGCGAGCTACCGGCGCGAACACCTCGTCGTAGTCCACGCCTTGCCGCTGCGAGTAGCCCTTCGCCACCAAACGCGCCTTGTGCTTCACAAACTTGCCGGCGGGGTCCCTCTTGACCTTGAACACCCATTTGAGCCCTATCGCTCGGTGCCCAGGCGGGAGCGCGGCGAGCTCCCAGGTCTTGTTCTCACGGATCGCGACCAGCTCGGcgtccatggcgcgcatccagcACGCCTCCTCCAGCGCTTCATCGACGCCAGCGGGTTCTTCAGCAGCGATGAGGCAGAGACCCACTTGGTCTTCTCTCGCCGCTTCTACCTCAGCCAGTACATGTGTCATCTTGCGGTAGCACGTTGGCGCATGGTCGAGGTCGTGCCGCTCCCAGTCGTCACTGGGCGGCGTAGCCCAGCCATCGTCATCAGGGGCTGGAGAGCACGTTGGCGTTGTCGGTGTAGCCGGACAGCTCCCCGGCGAGGAGGAGCTTGGTGAAGAGGATGACGAGGACGACCCGTCTGAGCTCGACGAGGAAGGCTGCACGTCGACGCTCTGTTCGTCGTTGTAGACGACCACAAAGTGTTCGTCCGTGGGAGTCACCGCAGCACCTGGCGCCGGCGTCCAGTCCTACTTCCTCCGTTCTTCAAAAACGACGTCACGCGTGACGTGCACCTTGTTCGTGGCCGGATCAAACACCCTGTATGCCTTGGCTCCTTCAGCGTACCCGATGAAAATCATCGGCGTTGAGCGGTCGGCCAGTTTGTCGATGTCGGGGCCGACTCGCTTGACGTGGGCGACGCACCCGAATGTGCGCAGGTGATGGACCGCCGGCTTCTTCTTGTGCCACGCTTCGTACGGCGTCTGCCCGTCGACGCTGCGCGTGGGGGATCGATTGAGCAGGTAAACTGCGGTCTTGACCGCGTCGCCCCAGAAGATGGCGGGCACGGCCATGCTCTTGAGCAGGCACCGCGCCATCTCCACCACGGTCTGGTTGCGCCTCTCGACCACACCGTTTTGCTGCGGCGTGTATGGCGCGGTGGTGCAGTGCTTGATCCCTCCATCCTCGCAGTACAGACGGAATTCTATGGAGTTGAACTCCCCGCCCGGATCGGAGCGGAACACCATGAGCCGGCGCCCAGATTCAGCTTCAGCAAGGGCCTTGATCTTTTTGAAACGTTGAAACGCCTCATCCTTGGATTTGATCACCTCCATCCACATGTAGCGTGAGTGATCATCAACAACCAGCAGGAAATACCGATTACCTCCGGTCGTCGCTGGCTTGATTGGACCACAGAGGTCCGTGTGGACGAGCTCAAGCGCGTGCTCTGCGCGGTACGCCGAGGCCTGCGGGAACGGGAGCCGGTGCTGCTTGTCCAGGGCGCATCCGTCGCAGTACTGGTCGACGCGGTCGACAAGGGGCACGCCATTTGCCATCTCCAGGCGCGCGAGTTCGCGTAGCGCCCTGAAGTTCAGGTGGCCGTAGCGCGAATGCCACAGCCATGCCGTGTCGTCGCCGCTCGCCAGCAGGCAGACCGGCTTGGTTAGCGCCCGGGGAAGGACGTAGAGACGCCCGGCGTTGCACGCCACGCGCGCGAGCAGCCGCCCGTCCGGATTGCGGAGGCGAAGGACCCCGTCGTGGATCACCGTCTCGCAGCCGAGCTCATCCATCTGACCGATGCTCAAGATGTTGCTGCACAGACGGGGTATGTAGTATACCTCTGCGAGCGTCAGATGTTCCCCGCTGCGGCACTTGAAGAGGATCGTGCCTCTCCCCTCGATCTGCACACTAGACCCGTCGCCGAGCCTCACGGTCCCCCGCGCTCCCACGTCGAGCACGGAGAAGATCTCGCGGTGACCGGACATATGATTGCTAGCCCCGGTGTCCAGATACCAGGAGGTGTCGCAGGTGCCGCCCTCCTGGGCAACGCGCGCCTTGGAGCGTTCCTTGTTGAGAAGAACCCGCTCGACCGGGCGCTCAGTCGTGACCGTGAGCGCGGTGACCGTGGCGAGCAGAAGAGTCGCCTCATCGTCTTGGTTGCCCGCCACCGCAAGGTTCGCCTGATCCTTGCGTTCACGGCGCGGCTCGGTGCAGTGCTTCGAGAAATGCCCAGGTTTATTGCAATTGTAGCACTTCACCTGAGACATGTCACGTTCCCCGTTCGGAGCGCCGTCACGGCCGCCGTTTCCGCCACCGCCTTGGCTGCCCCCTCGACGTGGCTTGCCGCGGCGACGATTTGAGCCGCCGCCTTGTCCGCCGGACCCGCCTGGTTCGCCGAGGCCTGCTTGGCCGCCGTTCTGGCTGCCACCCTGCCCTTGGCCACGCTGATTCTTGCGCGTGCCACTGCGCCTCCGTCATCAGCAGCTGATCCCCGCCGCCTCCACCTTGATCGTTGGTGAGGTAGCGCTCCTCCGCAGAGCGCAGACGGCCGACGAGCTCCTCAA
The Aegilops tauschii subsp. strangulata cultivar AL8/78 chromosome 3, Aet v6.0, whole genome shotgun sequence genome window above contains:
- the LOC109764502 gene encoding putrescine hydroxycinnamoyltransferase 3, whose protein sequence is MEVHVLSSKLVKPASTKLAAGAPEYIPLSVFDKVTYQMHMAMIFAFAAPAPAPTAAALEKGLAVALSEYRTLAGQLVRNRSEGPVVLLNDRGARVVEACVDADMVDVDVALPNPKPELLQLLPDLEEEAIKEVVVLQLTRFRCGSLAVGFARNHAVADGRATSNFLVAWGRATRGLTMGLPPMYKYNHLDLFQPRPSHCIHEFEFDHRNREYYLPPPPAPAPTATAGDKKVIVVHKAHFSKDWIAGLRDTTSQGRDRPFTRFETILAQLWRAMTRARGLSQDDISTVRISVDGRSRLGMPAEYASNLVLWAFPRARVSDLLGQPLSHAAQLIHDEVARVADPAYFRSFVDFATSGLVEQEGLAPSSEINMRDVLCPDLEVHSWLTFQFYDMDFGTGTPTYVMPSYIPAEGLIFLAPSYIGDGSIDAFVPVFQDNLEAFKQCLYSIDHHDKE